In Bacteroidota bacterium, a genomic segment contains:
- a CDS encoding lytic transglycosylase domain-containing protein: MTKTIIKKILYFGFPVMILLAAGLIFIFSHHDGTSDVAYWNAFTRNNRILSPPVPDSLVFAGEPVPLDLFYVREALDRELIVNTYWHSSTLFMFKRAHRYLPVIEPILKKYGIPDDFKYVAMIESGLRNVISPTGATGFWQFLSTTGNEYGLEINTEVDERYHIEKSTEAACRYFRDAYSIFQNWTLAAASYNAGIQQISEILDKQKATSYYDLLLSEETSRYIYRILAIKNIYSYPTHYGYFLRVKDFYPAIPTDTMAINKPVDDLAQFAKKQNISYLALKELNPWLRQNYLKNRQNKTYIIHLPKDGFLNYSKLLENNDFEEDAIFGDTLKVIDLI; the protein is encoded by the coding sequence ATGACTAAAACGATAATAAAAAAAATACTTTATTTCGGCTTCCCGGTTATGATCCTGCTGGCTGCTGGATTAATTTTTATTTTCTCACATCATGATGGCACATCGGACGTGGCTTACTGGAATGCTTTTACAAGGAATAACAGGATTTTATCGCCTCCTGTTCCTGATTCACTGGTTTTTGCCGGTGAACCGGTTCCTCTTGATCTTTTTTATGTGCGTGAAGCACTCGATCGAGAACTGATAGTCAACACCTACTGGCATTCCTCCACCCTATTCATGTTCAAGCGTGCACACCGCTATCTACCTGTCATCGAACCAATCCTTAAAAAGTATGGTATACCTGATGATTTTAAGTATGTTGCCATGATCGAAAGCGGCCTGCGTAATGTGATATCACCAACCGGGGCAACAGGATTCTGGCAGTTTCTCAGCACCACAGGCAATGAGTATGGTCTTGAAATCAACACTGAAGTAGATGAACGTTATCATATTGAGAAATCGACAGAAGCTGCGTGCAGGTATTTCCGTGATGCTTACAGTATATTTCAAAACTGGACTCTTGCTGCAGCTTCCTATAATGCCGGAATACAACAAATCAGTGAAATATTGGACAAACAAAAGGCGACGTCATATTACGATTTACTTTTAAGCGAAGAAACCAGCAGGTACATTTACAGAATTCTCGCCATAAAAAACATTTATTCCTATCCCACTCATTATGGATATTTCCTCCGCGTAAAAGATTTTTATCCGGCTATTCCGACTGATACTATGGCTATCAATAAACCGGTTGACGATTTGGCTCAATTTGCGAAAAAACAGAATATCAGTTACCTGGCATTAAAAGAATTAAATCCCTGGCTTAGGCAGAATTATTTAAAGAACAGGCAGAATAAAACTTATATCATTCATTTACCGAAAGATGGATTTCTGAACTACAGCAAATTACTGGAGAATAATGATTTTGAAGAGGATGCGATATTTGGAGATACACTGAAGGTGATTGATTTGATATAG
- the rfbC gene encoding dTDP-4-dehydrorhamnose 3,5-epimerase, whose protein sequence is MEIIKSDIPDVWLIKPDVYRDNRGYFYESYHFERFAEAGMDYMFVQDNESMSKKGVLRGLHYQIPPFEQGKLVRVIKGAVLDVAVDIRRHSPFYGKWCSAVLTGENKFLYWIPPGFAHGFLTLEDDSIFSYKCTTVYNRDAERSIRWDDPDLNINWNFQNPVLAEKDNNAPLFKDIQSPFIMQ, encoded by the coding sequence ATGGAGATCATTAAATCAGATATCCCGGATGTATGGCTCATTAAACCTGATGTGTATCGTGACAACAGGGGCTATTTTTATGAATCCTACCATTTTGAGCGGTTTGCAGAAGCCGGCATGGATTATATGTTTGTGCAGGATAATGAATCCATGTCAAAGAAAGGGGTGCTGCGGGGATTACATTATCAGATCCCGCCCTTTGAGCAGGGCAAACTGGTCAGAGTGATTAAAGGAGCTGTGCTGGATGTTGCTGTTGATATCAGGCGGCATTCGCCATTTTATGGTAAATGGTGTTCGGCGGTTCTCACCGGAGAAAATAAATTCCTGTACTGGATACCGCCGGGATTTGCTCACGGATTCCTGACACTGGAAGATGATTCCATTTTTTCATATAAATGCACCACTGTATACAACCGGGATGCGGAAAGAAGTATCCGATGGGATGATCCAGACCTCAATATCAACTGGAATTTTCAGAATCCGGTCCTGGCAGAAAAAGATAACAACGCACCGCTATTCAAAGATATTCAAAGCCCGTTTATTATGCAATGA
- the lpdA gene encoding dihydrolipoyl dehydrogenase, giving the protein MNYDIIIIGSGPGGYVAAIRASQLGMKTAVIENADLGGICLNWGCIPTKTLLKSAQVYQYMAHAADYGIKLSGEVLPDMEAMTNRSRAIADGMSKGIQFLFKKNKIDHIKGYGVVKPGKTVVVTDEVGNKTDYKASHIIIATGARSKELPGLKQDGEKIIGYREAMVLKQQPKSMIVVGSGAIGSEFAYFYNAIGTQVTLVEFLPEIVPLEDEEVSKQLSRSFKKAGIKVMTSSSVESVDTTGKTCKATVKTKNGEEIIEADIVLSAVGIKTNIEGIGLEETGIKTEKDKIVVDEYYRTPIEGYYAIGDVVPGPAFAHVASHEGIICVEKIAGMNPEPLDYGNVPACTYTQPEIASVGMTEKAAKDAGYDIKVGKFPLTASGKASASGAKEGFVKVILDAKYGEWLGAHLIGENVTEMIAEVVVARKLETTGYEIITSIHPHPTISEAIMEAVAAAYGQPIHI; this is encoded by the coding sequence ATGAATTACGATATCATCATTATAGGCAGTGGCCCAGGTGGTTATGTAGCTGCTATCAGGGCGTCGCAGCTTGGGATGAAAACGGCTGTCATTGAGAATGCCGACCTTGGTGGTATATGCCTGAACTGGGGCTGCATCCCCACAAAGACACTTCTAAAGAGCGCTCAGGTGTACCAGTATATGGCGCATGCAGCTGATTACGGAATAAAATTATCAGGTGAGGTTTTACCCGACATGGAAGCCATGACAAACCGCAGCCGCGCCATAGCAGATGGAATGAGCAAGGGTATACAATTCCTATTCAAAAAAAACAAGATCGATCACATCAAAGGCTATGGCGTTGTCAAGCCCGGCAAAACAGTCGTAGTGACCGATGAAGTCGGGAATAAGACCGATTATAAGGCCAGCCATATCATCATTGCCACAGGCGCCCGATCAAAAGAATTACCCGGTCTGAAACAGGATGGGGAAAAAATCATCGGTTACCGTGAAGCCATGGTGCTAAAACAACAGCCCAAATCCATGATTGTTGTCGGTTCCGGTGCTATTGGCTCCGAGTTCGCCTATTTCTATAATGCCATAGGAACACAAGTGACATTGGTGGAATTTCTTCCTGAGATAGTACCCCTTGAAGATGAAGAGGTCTCAAAACAGCTATCACGGTCATTTAAGAAAGCCGGTATAAAGGTAATGACCTCCTCATCGGTCGAGTCGGTTGATACCACAGGTAAAACCTGCAAGGCCACCGTAAAGACAAAAAATGGTGAAGAGATCATCGAAGCCGACATCGTCCTGTCAGCGGTTGGCATTAAAACTAATATCGAAGGCATTGGTCTGGAAGAAACCGGAATAAAAACGGAAAAAGACAAGATCGTTGTTGATGAATACTACCGTACACCGATAGAAGGTTATTATGCTATCGGTGATGTTGTGCCTGGGCCGGCGTTTGCCCATGTGGCATCACATGAAGGAATCATCTGCGTGGAAAAAATTGCCGGCATGAATCCAGAACCCTTGGATTACGGCAACGTACCGGCATGCACTTACACCCAGCCCGAGATTGCTTCGGTCGGCATGACCGAAAAAGCTGCAAAGGATGCGGGCTATGATATTAAAGTCGGCAAGTTCCCATTGACAGCCTCCGGCAAGGCCAGCGCTTCCGGAGCCAAAGAAGGATTTGTGAAAGTCATCCTTGATGCCAAATATGGTGAATGGCTTGGTGCCCATCTTATCGGAGAAAACGTCACTGAGATGATTGCCGAGGTTGTAGTTGCACGCAAGCTTGAAACAACCGGGTATGAGATCATTACATCTATCCACCCTCACCCTACAATCTCGGAGGCAATAATGGAAGCGGTGGCAGCTGCTTACGGACAACCGATACACATATAA
- a CDS encoding aminotransferase class I/II-fold pyridoxal phosphate-dependent enzyme, translating into MDPRGKQYYIDAARRSAVWHDEYIREMKKCRFDTIAVHGIYSLQEALDFNQGSIIEPIYMSTSQAYRDADEMEAALGYEIPTWCYSRIANPSIYYLEGVLALLEGYGGDAETSCVVTSSGMAAIQSAIDPLLVTDPRRPSAPVNFVATCQVYGGTFQQFAMRKQKDRNIQWRKVIHSNDISEWEKLIDENTRFLYGEMPSNPGQAFFDLEKVVALAHRYGIPMIVDSTVATPALMRPINYGTDIVIQSVTKSLSASGLGIGGAVIARKHIVTNIDNDEMKKDFCGYLKLLPNRDNGPNISPMNAVMAINDIRTIRPRMNQVSRSTMTVAHYLEGHKHVEQVDYLGLESHPLHELASRYMILVDSEYDEQYGQKVNRYGHLMSFRIKGEHQATRDVFDAFQRIWRATDLGRIKSIATIPSISTHLQQGEEGRKLADIPPNLIRLCVGAEHPNDIIADLDQALSVLDGKKVSFSFPEFSSGGASSAKLQRK; encoded by the coding sequence ATGGATCCCAGAGGAAAACAATACTATATCGATGCGGCACGAAGGTCAGCCGTATGGCATGATGAGTATATCAGAGAGATGAAAAAGTGCCGGTTTGATACCATAGCAGTGCATGGGATTTACTCCTTGCAGGAGGCACTGGATTTCAACCAGGGATCGATCATTGAACCGATTTATATGTCTACATCCCAGGCTTATCGTGATGCTGACGAGATGGAGGCTGCCCTGGGTTATGAGATCCCGACATGGTGTTACTCCCGTATTGCCAATCCAAGTATTTATTATCTTGAGGGAGTGCTGGCCCTTCTCGAAGGTTATGGCGGCGATGCAGAGACCTCTTGTGTGGTGACATCCTCCGGCATGGCAGCCATCCAAAGTGCCATTGATCCTCTTCTGGTGACTGATCCCAGACGGCCTTCTGCACCTGTCAATTTTGTGGCTACTTGCCAGGTTTATGGCGGCACTTTTCAGCAATTCGCCATGCGGAAACAAAAGGACAGAAACATACAGTGGCGGAAAGTCATCCACTCCAACGATATCAGTGAATGGGAAAAACTCATAGATGAAAATACCCGGTTCCTATATGGGGAGATGCCAAGCAATCCGGGTCAGGCTTTTTTTGACCTGGAAAAAGTTGTCGCACTCGCACACCGTTATGGCATACCTATGATCGTGGATTCAACAGTGGCGACCCCTGCATTGATGCGCCCTATCAATTATGGAACTGATATAGTTATTCAATCTGTCACAAAGTCATTGAGTGCCAGTGGCCTTGGGATTGGTGGAGCCGTCATCGCACGCAAGCATATTGTGACAAACATCGATAATGATGAGATGAAAAAGGATTTTTGCGGTTATCTTAAACTTTTACCAAACCGCGATAATGGCCCTAATATTTCACCCATGAACGCTGTCATGGCTATAAATGACATACGTACAATCCGTCCCCGCATGAACCAGGTCAGCCGTAGCACCATGACCGTGGCGCATTATCTGGAAGGTCATAAACATGTTGAACAGGTTGATTATCTTGGCCTGGAATCCCACCCTCTGCATGAGCTTGCATCACGTTATATGATACTGGTCGATTCAGAATACGATGAACAATATGGGCAAAAGGTCAACAGATATGGTCATTTGATGTCATTCAGAATAAAGGGAGAACACCAGGCGACACGTGATGTTTTCGATGCCTTTCAGCGCATTTGGCGTGCTACTGACCTGGGAAGGATCAAATCAATAGCTACAATACCTTCCATATCAACACACTTACAGCAGGGTGAAGAAGGCCGCAAGCTGGCTGATATCCCACCTAATCTGATCCGCCTTTGTGTTGGCGCCGAGCATCCCAACGATATTATCGCCGACCTGGATCAGGCTCTGTCAGTCCTCGACGGGAAAAAGGTCAGCTTTTCCTTTCCGGAATTCTCCTCCGGTGGCGCCTCGTCAGCTAAGTTGCAGAGAAAATGA
- a CDS encoding homoserine dehydrogenase, whose product MKYKLALIGFGTVGQGFCEILLNKNAYLKKKYDFEFDVVAVADFAYGNVFNPGGLDIKRMIGEAKMKKKFSKDLTKWDNLTLIRECNADIVCELTYTDLKTGKPAVDHCREALKSGKHVVTSNKGPAALYYPQMKKLANEHKVKFMIEGTVVAGTPIINLTSGPLAGCEISCIRGILNGTTNYILTEMEKGLDYAHVLKTAQELGYAEADPTGDVEGYDARAKVTILANVVMGASLKIDEVVCKGITKITASDIDKARKQNARWKLIGSVERKDGKVAGSVAPEMVPLSHPLAGVMGATNALTFTTDLLGDVTIVGPGAGRIQTGFAILTDVLEIHKDMPL is encoded by the coding sequence ATGAAATATAAACTTGCGCTTATTGGATTTGGAACGGTTGGACAGGGATTTTGTGAAATATTATTAAACAAAAATGCTTACCTGAAAAAGAAGTATGACTTTGAATTTGATGTTGTGGCAGTGGCCGACTTTGCCTATGGCAATGTGTTTAATCCTGGTGGCCTTGACATTAAAAGGATGATTGGCGAAGCCAAAATGAAAAAGAAATTCAGCAAAGATCTTACAAAATGGGATAACCTCACTCTTATCAGGGAATGCAATGCCGATATCGTTTGCGAATTGACCTATACAGACCTGAAGACCGGCAAACCTGCTGTGGATCATTGCCGCGAAGCCCTTAAATCGGGCAAACATGTTGTCACAAGCAATAAAGGACCTGCAGCTTTGTATTATCCACAGATGAAAAAGCTGGCTAATGAGCATAAAGTGAAATTCATGATCGAAGGCACTGTCGTTGCCGGTACGCCAATTATCAACCTGACATCAGGACCTCTGGCAGGCTGCGAGATCTCTTGTATTAGAGGCATCCTGAATGGCACAACCAACTATATCCTGACTGAGATGGAAAAAGGCTTGGACTATGCCCATGTCCTGAAGACAGCCCAGGAACTGGGGTATGCTGAGGCTGATCCAACAGGCGATGTGGAAGGCTATGATGCCAGAGCCAAGGTCACCATCCTTGCTAATGTAGTTATGGGAGCCAGTCTGAAAATCGATGAAGTGGTATGCAAGGGCATAACTAAAATCACAGCCAGCGACATTGATAAGGCCAGGAAACAGAATGCCAGATGGAAACTCATAGGTTCTGTTGAAAGGAAGGATGGAAAAGTCGCCGGATCGGTGGCTCCGGAAATGGTACCTCTATCTCATCCGCTGGCTGGAGTGATGGGAGCAACAAATGCACTGACCTTCACCACTGACCTTCTTGGCGACGTCACCATCGTTGGACCTGGTGCAGGAAGAATTCAGACAGGCTTCGCCATACTCACAGATGTATTGGAAATTCATAAAGATATGCCATTATAA
- a CDS encoding aldehyde ferredoxin oxidoreductase family protein produces MSYTGKCLYVDLTTKKWEIRETDQSLKENFIGGKGMGFALMEQYAPDPDPFSPENPIIFTNGPFTGSKVQTSARTSLITKSPLTNSLLDSHCGGNFGPRLKAAGFDYLYITGKSDQPVYIYLTDQKVEILDARDLWGKGIFYTNDELIRRHKGINPRVAAIGPAGEKLSKIACIGVDKHRQYGRGGSGAVMGSKNIKAVVADGKTPVKYYNEALFNEINKAFVKDILNHSGVKFRRVKGTIKCMRSGQEYEFLPVRNFREVTFDHLEQVSSEAARQELNWEDTACFNCSIRCSKWARWDNHEIEGPEYETTAFLGSGSMVGNIKDVAWANEVCNDLGLDTISAGVTCSFAMECYEKGLIDDWDGLSMEWGDAVNQRVFIEKLAGRQGIGDIFADGTRDAAKKIGKGSTAFAMNVFGMEISGVNPKGCLTMGVTLSVADFASHTRLWCTEQEMGSDFTIEDIPVTIADGLDTVNVRNSLIICDFVPLGLDRLAPLLNAATGLDYSADDLLALGTKLTHLARRYNLRNGRKYTDDIMPERFFSEKSLAGFMRDKYVDKAFFNDIIQKYYKVRGWTPYGEPTNEILKKYNLV; encoded by the coding sequence ATGTCTTATACTGGAAAATGCCTCTATGTTGATCTCACCACTAAAAAGTGGGAAATCAGGGAAACTGATCAGTCATTGAAAGAAAACTTTATAGGTGGAAAAGGCATGGGATTCGCTCTCATGGAACAGTATGCTCCTGATCCTGACCCTTTTTCCCCGGAAAATCCCATCATCTTTACTAATGGCCCATTTACCGGTTCCAAAGTTCAGACCAGCGCACGGACCTCTCTGATAACGAAATCTCCGTTAACTAATTCTCTTCTCGACAGCCACTGCGGTGGGAATTTTGGCCCCCGGCTCAAAGCGGCAGGTTTTGACTACCTCTATATTACAGGTAAATCTGATCAACCGGTCTATATTTATCTCACCGACCAGAAGGTGGAGATTCTTGATGCCCGTGACTTATGGGGTAAAGGAATATTTTATACAAATGATGAACTGATCAGGCGGCATAAAGGTATAAATCCCAGAGTAGCAGCTATAGGCCCTGCGGGTGAAAAACTTTCCAAAATAGCCTGCATCGGTGTCGACAAGCACCGGCAGTATGGCCGGGGAGGCAGCGGCGCTGTGATGGGATCGAAAAATATTAAGGCAGTTGTGGCAGACGGAAAAACACCTGTCAAATACTATAATGAAGCTCTTTTCAATGAGATCAATAAAGCCTTTGTCAAAGATATCCTGAATCATTCTGGAGTAAAATTCCGCAGAGTCAAGGGCACGATAAAATGCATGCGCAGCGGCCAGGAATATGAGTTCCTGCCTGTTCGAAATTTCAGGGAAGTCACCTTTGATCACCTGGAACAGGTCAGTTCCGAGGCAGCCCGCCAGGAACTCAATTGGGAAGATACAGCTTGTTTTAACTGTTCGATACGATGCTCCAAATGGGCCCGGTGGGATAACCATGAAATTGAAGGACCTGAATATGAAACCACGGCATTCCTCGGCTCCGGCAGCATGGTCGGAAATATTAAGGATGTTGCTTGGGCAAATGAAGTGTGCAATGACCTTGGACTCGATACCATCAGTGCCGGTGTAACCTGTTCTTTCGCTATGGAATGTTATGAAAAGGGACTTATTGATGACTGGGATGGTTTGTCCATGGAATGGGGTGATGCAGTGAACCAAAGAGTATTTATTGAAAAACTGGCCGGCAGGCAAGGTATCGGCGACATCTTTGCAGATGGGACACGGGATGCGGCAAAAAAGATAGGTAAAGGCAGCACAGCATTTGCCATGAATGTTTTTGGCATGGAGATATCAGGCGTAAATCCTAAAGGATGTCTCACAATGGGAGTCACCCTCTCTGTCGCCGATTTCGCCAGCCACACCAGGCTGTGGTGTACTGAGCAGGAAATGGGCAGTGACTTCACCATTGAGGATATTCCTGTCACCATCGCCGATGGCCTCGATACGGTCAATGTCAGGAACAGCTTGATTATTTGTGACTTTGTCCCCCTTGGATTAGACCGTCTGGCACCTTTGCTCAATGCAGCTACAGGACTTGATTATTCGGCTGACGATCTTCTTGCTTTAGGAACAAAACTTACACACTTAGCCCGGCGTTATAACCTGCGCAATGGAAGGAAATATACCGATGATATCATGCCTGAACGTTTTTTTAGCGAAAAATCGCTGGCCGGATTCATGCGGGATAAATATGTTGATAAGGCCTTTTTTAATGATATCATTCAGAAATATTATAAGGTTCGTGGATGGACTCCTTACGGAGAACCCACAAATGAAATATTAAAAAAATACAACCTGGTTTGA
- the dapA gene encoding 4-hydroxy-tetrahydrodipicolinate synthase, with amino-acid sequence MLKGAYTLLVTPFKNDMSVDEDGLKKLVLRQVDADIHGIAPLGVTGENTLMTDEEVLRVLKIVVDNAHGKCLVVPDTCVMSLWKGLERIKEFAGLGADYIAVFAPYFILPKMDGLIKFYEKLADVSPVPIVLHTSKGRTGIDVTPETIAHLAKHPNIAGIKYGSKEIDLLAKVIYLTKDEDFEVFTGKDTTAFTFVTAGGSGTFTVAGNVIPGAMKDMVDKALAGKTGEAQEIHHRYYELFEAVRFETNPMGAKMALNLMGLPAGPLRLPLTQLSNEKTRVLASILKERDLI; translated from the coding sequence ATGTTAAAAGGAGCATATACATTACTGGTCACCCCTTTTAAAAATGATATGTCAGTCGACGAAGACGGCCTCAAAAAGCTTGTCCTGCGGCAGGTGGACGCCGACATACACGGTATTGCACCACTGGGAGTGACAGGTGAAAACACACTTATGACCGATGAAGAGGTGCTAAGGGTGCTTAAAATTGTCGTTGATAATGCTCATGGCAAATGCCTGGTTGTCCCCGATACATGCGTGATGAGCCTCTGGAAAGGACTGGAAAGAATAAAGGAGTTCGCCGGCCTTGGCGCTGATTATATCGCTGTTTTTGCTCCTTATTTTATCCTTCCTAAAATGGATGGCCTTATTAAATTTTATGAAAAACTGGCCGATGTGTCACCCGTTCCGATTGTGCTGCATACATCAAAAGGCCGTACAGGCATTGATGTGACACCCGAGACTATTGCCCATCTGGCGAAACATCCAAACATTGCAGGCATTAAATATGGCAGTAAGGAAATTGACCTTTTGGCAAAGGTCATTTATCTGACTAAAGACGAAGATTTCGAAGTTTTTACAGGCAAGGATACAACGGCTTTTACCTTTGTAACTGCCGGTGGCAGTGGCACCTTTACAGTGGCGGGAAATGTGATCCCCGGAGCCATGAAGGACATGGTCGATAAGGCGCTGGCAGGAAAGACCGGCGAAGCTCAGGAAATCCATCACAGGTACTATGAGCTTTTTGAAGCTGTGCGTTTTGAAACCAATCCCATGGGCGCCAAGATGGCTCTGAATCTGATGGGATTGCCCGCAGGACCACTTCGGCTGCCGCTCACACAACTGAGTAATGAAAAAACCAGAGTGCTCGCATCAATATTAAAGGAAAGGGATCTGATATGA